A window of Bicyclus anynana unplaced genomic scaffold, ilBicAnyn1.1 scaffold_115, whole genome shotgun sequence genomic DNA:
ATCAAATTCAACTAACACAACCATACCTACGGTGATTGGATTGTCCGGTGTACACCATTTGCCTTTGACTTGCAAAGTGTGCAGATAATCCAAACGCCATTTCTTCCAATATGACATAACGAGGCTATCGAGTAACTGTTTTCGATTCTTTAAATTAGGCCTTTCAGGGTTAAAGGTTGTCGTTGGAAAGTATTCTAAAGGCGTGGTCATTAGAAAATGCGCTGGTGTAATAATATCGGGCTGGTGGTCAGATGTTGTTAAACCTAGCGGGCGCGAGTTGAGGATACACTCAATTTGTGTGAGTACAGTAAATAATTCCTCATAAGTAAGGAGTTGCTTGCCAATGACTCTATAAAGGTGAGCTTTTACGCATTTTAtatttgattcccatattccaCCGAAATGTGGAGAACGCGGCGGAATGGTTTTCCATTCTATTCGTTTTTTTTGTAGTTCTAgaccaaatttatttttatagtctgAGCTAAGTAAAAGAGAATATATTTCATCTAATTGAGCCTTTGCTCCAATAAACGTCCCGGACATGTCAGTCCAGATGGTATTTACTGGACCGCGTCTACTCAAGAATCTATTTAAACAGGATATCATGTTATCTGATGTTAAATCTGACGCGAGCTCTATGTGTATTGCCTTTGTCACTAAGCACACGAATAAACATATATACGCTTTCTGTGACTGATATCCACGTCTGCGAGTGAGGGTTATGCGAATCGGACCTGCGTGATCGATTCCTGTAAAAAGGAAGGCCTTTGCTTCCTGGAGGCGATAAGACGGAAGGTCAGCCATGATTGGAGAAGGGTGCGAAGGTTTCGTCCTAAAGCAAATATTGCATTTATGAATTCTAGACCTAATAACCGTCCTAGCGTCAAGAATCCAAAATCTTTGTCGTATGATCGACATTAAAAGACCTGCTCCGGTGTGACAGTTctttaaatgataattatcaattattagGTCAACTGCGTGATCATGTTTAGGAAGCAAGGCCGGATGTTTGGCTTCGTAGGGTAAATCTGCATTTGAAAGCCTCCCTCCTATACGTACAATTCCCTTATCATCGAGAAAAACAGACaacttctgtaatttttttgatggtaattgtttattttttaagcgGGTTATTTCATCAGCGAAATGAACGCgttgaatttcttttattaaagcgttttcaacaaaaaatattttattgacttcTCCAGTGTCAGGCAAAAGTCTAGCGAAGCGATAAACATATAAAACAGTGCGTATTAATTTATTCCAAGAGGAAAAGCGTTgcgttaaattatataatatagattgtTCGCATTGAACGTTAGTTATTACTAGAGTATTACTTTTAAACTCAGGCAGCGTTTCATATGTCGCGGGAAAAAAATCACTTTTGGGCCATTCAGAAGGTGGTGTATTAAGCCACTCTGGACCATTCCACCAAAGTGAATGCGATATTAATTGAGCTGGTAACATACCACGTGATAAACAATCACTAGGATTCTCAATTCCTGCTACGTGGTAAAAATGTTGTGGATCCAAATTTTCTTGGCATTGAGAAACACGATTACTTACAAATGTATTCCACCTATGCGGAGAGGATTTTATCCACGACAAAGCGATGGTTGAATCGGAAAATGCGTAAATTTCTTCAATATTAATGCGAGTAGAATAAGTTTCCTTTACGATTTTAACTAATTTCGACATTAAAAGAGCGGCGCATAACTCTAACCGGGCAAGTGTAGTTATTTTCAGTGGGGATACTTTCGATTtagaacataataaatttacaataatattgttatgtGAATCTGTAATGTGTAAGTATACCACACATCCATATCCGTTAAGGCTTGCATCACAAAAAGCTACAATATTTACTTTGCTTCCCTCTTTAATGCCAGTATGACGCGGTATTTGTAAAGAATCTGATAAGAGAGAGAATTCTTTCGTTAATGCTAGATATTTTCTAGTTACATTTTCGCAAGGTGTGTCATCCCAGTCAACTTTATTTATCCAAAGTtctttaataagtaattttgcgTACAAAATAACTGGTGACACAAGACCTAAAACGTCAAATAGCCTAGCGACAAAAGACAAAATCGTGCGTTTCGTACATTTATCATCCAATTTCGAGAtggtaaaatgaaatatatctgGTTTAGGCTCCCAAGCGAGACCTAACACcttgcaaatattatttttatcagaaAAATTTACAACTGTGCGGTGCGTGTTCGGTAAATTATCTAAAAGTGACGTAGAATTACTGGTCCATTTGACTAGCTCAAAGGCGCCAGATTTGAATAATGAGACTAATTCTCGTGATAATTCTTTCGCTGTTTCCTCATTTGGTTCTGAGTGTACTAGGTCATCCATATAGAATTGTGATTTGGCAATTTCACTCGCCAATGGAAAGCGTTTATTTTCCTCACTACACAATTGCTGTAATGTTCGCATTGCGAGATACGGACTTGACTTCAATCCGAAGGGAACGcgattgaaatgaaaaatgcgGATATGTTCTTTATCGtgaaaacgaaataaaaattttaaatatttcctatCGCGTGGTGTAACTTCAATTTGAAGATACAATTGCTTAATGTCCGCAGTCATTGCTACCGGAAATAATCGAAAGTTCAAAAGAAGAGTAAACAAATCGGCTTGTAAATTTGGACCGACATGTAATATATCATTTagtgaaatattattaatatttttaaccgaaggGTCAATTACTATCCTTACTGGGCTAGTAATTTTTTCTGGCCGAATAATGGGATGGTGTGCTAAATAAAATCCTTCATCCCTTTTTTCGAGATCATTAATCTCGGATATATAACCTAAGCTCAAATAATCGTTTATGATTTGGTTATATTGCGTGCGTAAAGTGGAGTCATGATTAAGTCTCCGTTCTAAAGAAATTAATCGTCGATATGCGTTGCGATATGAATCATTAAATATAGTAGGATTTTTGCAAAATGGCAAAGCTACTGAGTATCGTCCATTTTCGTTACGAGAAATCGATtctgaatataatttctcacaATCGATATCCGCTggactaaaatgttttttaacaggAATTTGATCTAATTCCCAAAAGTTTTGCAGATCGAAACTTAACTCGTTTATAGCTAGCGCGGTAAAGGAGTTATTACTTTGTTCACAATACTGATTGCAGCTTCCCATTAATATATATCCAAATGTAGTAAGTAACGCTGCAGGACCGTGCGTttcaggtataatttttttacctataTATATGTGCGGGAATAATTCGGCGCCTAGAATTAAATCGATACCGCCTGGGATATTCCAGGTAGGGTCTGCGAGAGGAATATCGCTGATATAGTCCATGTTACACGTATTAACGTATTGTGTCGGTAACTGGTCTGTTAAACAATCTAAAACAAGTGcccttatattatatttattcataggATAAATTCGCGATTGTATATCTAACGTTACATAACCATGAATAGGCTGTGAACTCATTCCTATTCctttaatgaatgaattataTATCGGCTTTATAGGTAAACTTAACATCTGACaacattttaaagttataacattattttgCGATCCGATGTCGAGCAGGCATCTAATATCAACCTTATTACGTTTCTTATAAGGCGTAGCCCTTACAACAACACTCGCGAGTAGTATATTTGACCTACCTTCATTCATGTTCGATTTAATCAGAGTGTTCGTATGGCGTGCGTTAGAGAAGGATGCGACATAATTTTGAGAGGTGTTTATCCTAGCGTCAGAGGGAGACGGCACTATTCTCGCAGTTTCACTCTGTGCATTGTTGCAAACAGCTGATGTATTCCTTTGTGCGTATTTAGTGTTATTATTATCCCTATGCAATAGCTTATGAtgctttttgttacaaaaacagGTGACCTTTGACTTGcatgatcttaaattgtgaaaAAGTGATAAGCAATTTATACACccattttttgatttaataaattcaaatctcGATAAAGGATCattaatttctataatttttttacaattataaagATTCGAGTGACTTTGATTACATAATTCACAAGAATTTGTCGTTGCATTGTTACTTGAAAAATCAGTCTGTGCAATCAATGTTTTGTAGGTATTACgggaatttgaatttgatattttttgaagcGAAGTGTTAGAACGTTCGAGAATTTTTACCTGAATTTGAACGAATTCTACTAATTgcgtgtatgtaggtatatcaatatttttcgattgcAAGGACATCTcaaagttttgtattatttgcgAATCCATCTTTCTTAAGGCacagtgtaataaaataaaatctgtaagATCGGAAATATCAATTTGTTTTAGTGCGGCGACTGAAGAAGAAAACTTTtctataaacatatttaaactgtttacattattagaacagtttttcaaatcgaaaatattatttaaataatgagtaGCTAATGCGCGTTTATCTTGGTATTTTTTCACCAAGTTATTCCAAATGATATTATATGTATCGCCATTTGGAACTAAGCCTGCAGTAAAGGTCAATGCACcttgagtcaatttagaaataagATATTGAACCCTTTGTGAATctgttaagtttttatttaaatgtacgtTCGCCTTAAATGTTTCGTAAAATATAGCTCAGTTTCGTGGTTTCCCATCAAAACAGGGAATTTGTATTGGAGCCAAATTAATGTGGGTAGCTGGAGCTTCATTCTTAGTAtttgacaaattattattagtatttgacAAAATTTTATTCCTAACTCTTTTCACTGTTGAGTACAGATCCTCAAATGAATCCAGCGCCTGGTAGTCAGGCTGGgctttcggatttatttgtaatgATAAATCATTTATGCTATCCAATATGTTTTCGAACTTCGCATGTAATGCATCGATAGTTTCAGACTCGTTCATAAAAGTATCATTTTTCTAGACTCGAAGGTAGAAATGGCCTTTGAACTATCATATAGCCTATTTAGTCTTTGGAAGATATTTTCCTTTTTGCAAATAAGTATATTCAACTGCGTTTTTAATTCACTGTTCTCCATCttattgaaaagaaaagaaaatgagaattaaataaattataactaatctCGTGATGATATTACACAAAGATTGCGTGAAGCGGCGCGCGCGTGGCGGTAGGTAGGTATCGAACTTAATGTCGATCGCGGAGTTTACGAGAATACTTTAGATATTCTTtacgtaagtaggtatatataaatgCGGAATGACTTAAATCTTCATAATAACAAGAGATAAGACATGTAATTAAGTTATAAGCGTTCTTTGGATATCACAAAGATGGCGGAAGAAAAAACTATATGAGTATACCTAACGTATGACGTAGGTATGAATTTTAGTTACTGTTAATAGCTAGAACACTATCCTAGGCTCGAATGGACCAAACTTATGGTGTGACACGTGTAAATAGTGTCCCACCTTTCTTGTGGGGGTTGATgcgttttaaaactttaattagcGGCGGCGTATATTTGAGCAAAGTACACCAGTTGTCATTTCATTCAAACATTACACGAATAGAACAGTAGATAACAGCCTATGGACTTACCTTGCTTTTCGTCTTTCTGCGGGCGTCGTGAATGGCTTCTGGATGTCCACGCTGGAATGGCACCACTATAGGATTTCACTAAGTTATTAGTTCTGAGTAATGTGTAATGACAACTgtctttaaacttttaatgcGTTGCGTTTGAAGTGCACGACCGTCTTCGAGAGGCGCGAAAATCGGTGTCATCCAACTCTACAGCgcgtttttatgttttcatgaaatgaaaacaagtaggtatatacctacttgtaccggCTCAagcaccaccaccaccaccactaaact
This region includes:
- the LOC128199849 gene encoding uncharacterized protein LOC128199849, yielding MADLPSYRLQEAKAFLFTGIDHAGPIRITLTRRRGYQSQKAYICLFVCLVTKAIHIELASDLTSDNMISCLNRFLSRRGPVNTIWTDMSGTFIGAKAQLDEIYSLLLSSDYKNKFGLELQKKRIEWKTIPPRSPHFGGIWESNIKCVKAHLYRVIGKQLLTYEELFTVLTQIECILNSRPLGLTTSDHQPDIITPAHFLMTTPLEYFPTTTFNPERPNLKNRKQLLDSLVMSYWKKWRLDYLHTLQVKGKWCTPDNPIT